One window of the Panulirus ornatus isolate Po-2019 chromosome 47, ASM3632096v1, whole genome shotgun sequence genome contains the following:
- the LOC139763547 gene encoding histone H3, whose amino-acid sequence MARTKQTARKSTGGKAPRKQLATKAARKSAPATGGVKKPHRYRPGTVALREIRRYQKSTELLIRKLPFQRLVREIAQDFKTDLRFQSSAVMALQEASEAYLVGLFEDTNLCAIHAKRVTIMPKDIQLARRIRGERA is encoded by the coding sequence ATGGCTCGAACCAAGCAGACTGCTCGCAAGTCTACAGGAGGCAAGGCCCCTCGCAAACAGCTGGCCACTAAGGCAGCTCGTAAATCTGCTCCTGCTACCGGTGGTGTTAAGAAGCCTCACCGTTATAGGCCTGGAACTGTGGCTCTGCGTGAAATCCGACGTTACCAGAAAAGCACCGAGTTACTCATCAGAAAGCTACCCTTCCAGCGTCTTGTGCGAGAGATTGCACAAGACTTCAAGACAGATCTACGTTTCCAGTCGTCTGCCGTCATGGCCCTTCAGGAAGCCTCTGAAGCATACCTGGTGGGTCTCTTTGAAGATACCAACTTGTGCGCCATTCACGCCAAGCGTGTCACCATCATGCCCAAAGACATCCAGCTGGCACGTCGTATTCGAGGAGAACGCGCCTAA
- the LOC139763722 gene encoding histone H4, producing MTGRGKGGKGLGKGGAKRHRKVLRDNIQGITKPAIRRLARRGGVKRISGLIYEETRGVLKVFLENVIRDAVTYTEHAKRKTVTAMDVVYALKRQGRTLYGFGG from the coding sequence atGACTGGTCGCGGCAAGGGAGGCAAGGGGCTCGGAAAGGGAGGCGCCAAGCGTCATCGCAAGGTTCTTCGTGACAACATTCAGGGAATCACAAAGCCTGCCATTCGTCGTCTTGCTCGCCGTGGAGGAGTCAAACGTATCTCTGGCCTGATCTATGAAGAAACCCGTGGTGTACTCAAGGTTTTCTTAGAAAACGTCATCCGTGATGCTGTCACCTACACTGAGCACGCCAAGAGGAAAACAGTCACTGCCATGGATGTGGTTTATGCTCTCAAACGCCAGGGCAGAACTCTATACGGATTTGGCGGTTAA